One window of the Dreissena polymorpha isolate Duluth1 chromosome 5, UMN_Dpol_1.0, whole genome shotgun sequence genome contains the following:
- the LOC127831733 gene encoding uncharacterized protein LOC127831733 isoform X2: MDSSLIVPKPPDDLKFRKMIIEVGRELDKQPNILKELLSKHQCTNAWSGIQFLRWLMTRADLSRKDLYILKDTLLLLNRKDLLKLAIYACHSDGNKVNFSDGGIVHIPEGCVQVKIFFTTTSIDMLFIEGIRSWLSHALLIPFRHVQVLAIHREPSSVIFSIPEFYRELTSDEKFVFRIGAPNVVGVEVDNGQVIAIPDAQTTTHIRGELSAPSHINEHSFQHAKAELQQEVAELTQTLEEACEENVKLQKKLQTSLSKQKAFAKLHESSGMSTTLWKVTGQLDDSNDRPMYPPKKSHEEIMKETMHAKIRRVYPQIENTPVNERKLGLVNLPSYNLKFL; encoded by the exons ATGGACTCTTCGTTAATTGTACCAAAACCACCAGACGATTTAAAGTTTCGGAAGATGATCATTGAAGTAGGTAGAGAGCTTGACAAACAACCGAATATATTGAAGGAACTACTGTCGAAACATCAAT GTACAAATGCCTGGTCAGGAATCCAGTTCCTGCGGTGGCTGATGACCCGAGCAGATTTATCCCGGAAAGACCTGTACATCCTCAAAGACACTCTTCTTCTTCTGAACAGGAAGG ATCTCCTGAAATTAGCAATATATGCTTGTCATTCTGATGGAAACAAAGTAAATTTCTCAGACGGTGGAATTGTACATATTCCCGAAG gaTGTGTTCAAGTTAAAATATTCTTCACTACCACGTCTATAGATATGCTATTTATAGAAGGCATAAGATCATGGCTATCGCATGCATTGCTTATACCATTCCGGCACGTGCAGGTTCTTGCAATCCATCGAGAACCATCGTCGGTGATCTTCTCGATACCCGAGTTCTACCGTGAATTGACTAGTGATGAGAAATTTGTGTTTCGAATCGGAGCACCCAATGTAGTAGGTGTAGAAGTTGATAATGGCCAAGTTATAGCAATACCAG ATGCTCAAACTACCACGCATATCAGGGGTGAGTTATCTGCTCCTTCTCACATCAACGAACACAGTTTCCAGCATGCTAAAGCTGAGTTACAACAGGAGGTTGCAGAACTTACACAGACCTTGGAGGAAGCCTGTGAAGAAAACGTGAAGTTGCAGAAAAAACTGCAGACTAGCTTGAGCAAGCAAAAAGCTTTCGCCAAACTGCACGAAAGCTCAGGCATGTCTACTACCCTTTGGAAAGTAACTGGACAGTTAGACGACAGCAACGACAGACCGATGTACCCTCCGAAGAAAAGCCACGAAGAAATAATGAAAGAAACTATGCACGCTAAAATACGTCGAGTGTATCCACAAATCGAAAACACGCCGGTCAATGAACGCAAACTTGGTTTAGTGAATCTTCCAAGTTACAACTTAAAGTTTTTATAA
- the LOC127831733 gene encoding uncharacterized protein LOC127831733 isoform X1 has translation MDSSLIVPKPPDDLKFRKMIIEVGRELDKQPNILKELLSKHQCTNAWSGIQFLRWLMTRADLSRKDLYILKDTLLLLNRKVQSVQHLLKLAIYACHSDGNKVNFSDGGIVHIPEGCVQVKIFFTTTSIDMLFIEGIRSWLSHALLIPFRHVQVLAIHREPSSVIFSIPEFYRELTSDEKFVFRIGAPNVVGVEVDNGQVIAIPDAQTTTHIRGELSAPSHINEHSFQHAKAELQQEVAELTQTLEEACEENVKLQKKLQTSLSKQKAFAKLHESSGMSTTLWKVTGQLDDSNDRPMYPPKKSHEEIMKETMHAKIRRVYPQIENTPVNERKLGLVNLPSYNLKFL, from the exons ATGGACTCTTCGTTAATTGTACCAAAACCACCAGACGATTTAAAGTTTCGGAAGATGATCATTGAAGTAGGTAGAGAGCTTGACAAACAACCGAATATATTGAAGGAACTACTGTCGAAACATCAAT GTACAAATGCCTGGTCAGGAATCCAGTTCCTGCGGTGGCTGATGACCCGAGCAGATTTATCCCGGAAAGACCTGTACATCCTCAAAGACACTCTTCTTCTTCTGAACAGGAAGG TACAGTCTGTTCAGC ATCTCCTGAAATTAGCAATATATGCTTGTCATTCTGATGGAAACAAAGTAAATTTCTCAGACGGTGGAATTGTACATATTCCCGAAG gaTGTGTTCAAGTTAAAATATTCTTCACTACCACGTCTATAGATATGCTATTTATAGAAGGCATAAGATCATGGCTATCGCATGCATTGCTTATACCATTCCGGCACGTGCAGGTTCTTGCAATCCATCGAGAACCATCGTCGGTGATCTTCTCGATACCCGAGTTCTACCGTGAATTGACTAGTGATGAGAAATTTGTGTTTCGAATCGGAGCACCCAATGTAGTAGGTGTAGAAGTTGATAATGGCCAAGTTATAGCAATACCAG ATGCTCAAACTACCACGCATATCAGGGGTGAGTTATCTGCTCCTTCTCACATCAACGAACACAGTTTCCAGCATGCTAAAGCTGAGTTACAACAGGAGGTTGCAGAACTTACACAGACCTTGGAGGAAGCCTGTGAAGAAAACGTGAAGTTGCAGAAAAAACTGCAGACTAGCTTGAGCAAGCAAAAAGCTTTCGCCAAACTGCACGAAAGCTCAGGCATGTCTACTACCCTTTGGAAAGTAACTGGACAGTTAGACGACAGCAACGACAGACCGATGTACCCTCCGAAGAAAAGCCACGAAGAAATAATGAAAGAAACTATGCACGCTAAAATACGTCGAGTGTATCCACAAATCGAAAACACGCCGGTCAATGAACGCAAACTTGGTTTAGTGAATCTTCCAAGTTACAACTTAAAGTTTTTATAA